A stretch of Bacillus pseudomycoides DNA encodes these proteins:
- a CDS encoding ankyrin repeat domain-containing protein, with protein sequence MLKRTLSMICCLFFLQGCTQDQELKKEIESMEKQLLTATEQKDTNTVLSLIQQGANINVTDNQGRTPVMIATYGNDIKTARTLIKAGANVNIQDKMKNNPFLYTGAEGYLEILKLSIDAGADPTLTNRYGGTALIPAAEHGYIDVIKELLTRTNIDVNHVNNLGWTALMEAIVLSDGTEIQQQVIRLLIEHGANINIPDHDGVPPLQHARAHNFKEIEEILIQVGAQESNIYK encoded by the coding sequence ATATTAAAAAGAACTTTAAGTATGATATGTTGTTTATTCTTTTTGCAAGGTTGCACACAAGATCAAGAATTGAAAAAGGAGATAGAAAGCATGGAAAAACAACTACTCACAGCTACAGAGCAAAAAGATACAAACACCGTCCTATCATTGATTCAGCAAGGAGCAAATATAAATGTAACAGATAATCAAGGTCGCACCCCTGTTATGATTGCTACATATGGAAATGATATAAAAACTGCAAGGACTCTTATTAAGGCTGGAGCGAATGTAAACATCCAAGATAAGATGAAAAACAATCCATTTTTATATACTGGCGCTGAAGGTTATTTAGAAATTCTAAAACTATCAATTGATGCCGGTGCTGACCCGACACTTACAAATCGTTACGGAGGAACAGCTCTTATTCCAGCGGCAGAACATGGCTATATCGACGTCATAAAAGAACTTCTCACTCGAACAAATATTGATGTAAACCATGTGAATAACCTCGGATGGACTGCTTTAATGGAAGCTATCGTACTAAGTGATGGCACCGAAATACAGCAACAAGTTATCCGTCTCCTCATTGAACATGGTGCAAATATAAATATTCCCGATCATGATGGCGTTCCCCCTCTGCAACATGCACGTGCTCATAACTTTAAAGAAATCGAAGAAATTTTAATCCAAGTAGGCGCACAGGAATCCAACATTTATAAATAA
- a CDS encoding HAMP domain-containing sensor histidine kinase translates to MSIKTRFLLSYIAVIFVSITLLLVTGFLIVFSITGNLESVKNFYKSSYIQKPLTPEEENAFLELKAAAKQNQPQLLDEAMMPSLEKKGVKIVVRKGETISYASKAIEGSNLKGALPKFEATNINSRGTAELNDTFYRYVKFDFYFPHNEEGSIFVLNEQSSYVELTEKLFPILFISLLLLAIFIIGLLSYFVSRSVIKPILILTDATGRIKEGDLHFQIPVTSHDEIGQLNQAFEEMRQKLKESIEVQAQYEENRKELISNISHDLKTPITSIIGYVEGIKDGVANTPEKMNRYLTTIYTKATHMDTLIDELFLFSKLDLNRVPFQFETIELYTFMEDLIEEMRMDLSKYGINLHLQSLEASQFYVLADREKVKRVISNLIHNSVKYMDKPQKEITVTLLEEADMAIVRVTDNGSGIESDKLPYIFERFYRAEQSRNSSTGGSGLCLAIAKQIVEEHGGKIWAESELGESTSVFFSLKKV, encoded by the coding sequence ATGTCTATTAAAACAAGGTTTTTATTATCTTATATTGCTGTTATTTTTGTTTCAATTACTCTTTTGTTGGTTACGGGTTTTTTAATTGTTTTTTCTATAACGGGAAATTTAGAATCAGTGAAAAATTTTTATAAGAGTTCTTATATTCAAAAGCCACTGACGCCAGAGGAAGAAAATGCTTTTCTTGAATTAAAGGCAGCAGCTAAGCAGAATCAACCGCAACTATTAGATGAAGCAATGATGCCGTCATTAGAGAAAAAAGGTGTGAAGATTGTTGTAAGAAAAGGAGAAACAATTTCATATGCGTCAAAAGCAATTGAAGGTTCTAATTTAAAAGGGGCTCTTCCAAAATTTGAAGCAACGAATATTAATAGTCGTGGTACGGCTGAATTAAATGACACATTTTATCGCTACGTAAAGTTTGATTTTTATTTTCCTCATAATGAAGAAGGAAGTATATTTGTATTGAATGAGCAAAGTTCGTATGTAGAGCTAACCGAAAAGCTATTTCCCATTTTGTTTATATCGTTATTACTGTTAGCTATTTTTATCATTGGATTATTAAGTTATTTCGTTTCAAGAAGTGTGATAAAGCCTATTCTCATATTGACGGATGCAACTGGAAGAATTAAAGAAGGAGATTTACATTTTCAAATTCCAGTTACGTCTCATGATGAAATTGGTCAATTAAACCAAGCATTTGAAGAAATGAGGCAGAAATTAAAAGAATCAATTGAAGTGCAAGCGCAATATGAAGAGAATCGAAAAGAACTTATTTCGAATATTTCCCATGATTTAAAAACACCCATTACATCTATTATTGGATATGTAGAAGGAATAAAAGATGGAGTTGCAAATACACCAGAGAAGATGAACAGATACTTAACAACAATTTATACAAAAGCAACACATATGGATACACTCATTGATGAACTCTTTTTATTTTCAAAATTAGATTTGAATCGTGTGCCATTTCAATTTGAAACGATAGAATTGTATACGTTTATGGAAGATTTAATAGAAGAAATGCGGATGGACTTGAGTAAGTATGGAATTAATTTGCACTTACAATCACTTGAAGCTTCACAATTCTATGTACTAGCTGATCGTGAGAAAGTAAAGCGAGTTATATCCAATTTAATTCATAATAGTGTGAAGTACATGGATAAACCGCAGAAAGAAATTACAGTTACATTACTAGAGGAAGCGGATATGGCAATCGTGAGAGTGACAGATAATGGATCGGGTATAGAATCTGATAAACTTCCATATATTTTTGAACGTTTTTATCGTGCAGAACAATCACGTAATTCGAGTACAGGTGGAAGTGGTCTTTGCTTAGCTATCGCAAAGCAAATTGTTGAAGAACACGGCGGAAAGATTTGGGCGGAAAGTGAATTAGGGGAAAGTACCAGTGTTTTCTTCTCATTGAAAAAAGTATAG
- the ccpA gene encoding catabolite control protein A — protein sequence MNVTIYDVAREANVSMATVSRVVNGNPNVKPTTRKKVLEAIDRLGYRPNAVARGLASKKTTTVGVIIPDISNTFYAELARGIEDIATMYKYNIILSNSDQNREKEFHLLNTMLGKQVDGIVFMGEDITDTHVEEFKKSPVPIVLAASFDENNETSSVNIDYTQAAYDAMKHFLEQGHKRIGFVSGPYIDKAGSAKKLQGYKKALEEAGMAYDENLVIDGDYTYDSGLEAFEKLWEIDEKPTAIFVSSDEMALGVIHAAQDAGLNVPKDVEVLGFDNTRLALMVRPQLSTVVQPMYDIGAVAMRLLTKYMNKEKVEDHTVILPHRIQFRDSTK from the coding sequence ATGAACGTAACAATCTATGACGTAGCGCGCGAAGCAAACGTTTCGATGGCAACTGTATCACGCGTTGTGAACGGTAATCCGAATGTAAAGCCTACAACAAGAAAGAAAGTATTAGAAGCAATTGATCGATTAGGATATCGCCCGAATGCGGTAGCACGTGGACTAGCAAGTAAGAAGACAACAACAGTGGGTGTTATTATTCCGGATATTTCTAATACATTCTATGCAGAACTTGCACGTGGAATCGAAGATATCGCAACAATGTACAAATATAATATTATTTTAAGTAACTCTGACCAAAATAGAGAAAAAGAATTCCATTTATTAAATACGATGCTTGGTAAACAAGTGGATGGTATTGTATTTATGGGTGAAGATATTACAGATACTCATGTAGAAGAGTTTAAAAAGTCTCCAGTACCAATCGTCTTAGCAGCATCATTTGATGAGAACAATGAAACATCATCAGTAAATATTGATTATACACAAGCGGCTTATGATGCAATGAAGCATTTCCTAGAACAAGGCCATAAGCGTATCGGTTTTGTATCAGGTCCTTACATTGACAAAGCTGGGAGTGCAAAAAAATTACAAGGTTACAAAAAAGCGTTAGAAGAAGCTGGTATGGCTTATGATGAAAATCTTGTAATTGATGGAGATTACACATATGATTCAGGTTTAGAAGCATTTGAAAAGCTTTGGGAAATTGATGAAAAACCAACAGCAATCTTCGTATCTTCAGATGAAATGGCACTAGGCGTAATTCACGCGGCACAAGACGCTGGATTAAACGTACCAAAAGACGTAGAAGTACTTGGCTTTGACAACACACGTCTTGCACTAATGGTACGCCCACAGCTTTCAACAGTTGTACAACCAATGTATGATATCGGTGCAGTAGCAATGCGTTTGCTTACAAAATATATGAACAAAGAAAAAGTAGAAGATCATACAGTTATCTTACCTCACCGTATCCAATTTAGAGATTCAACGAAGTAA
- a CDS encoding response regulator transcription factor, giving the protein MKRVLLIEDEVSIAELQREYLEIHDFQVDVQHSGETGLHCALQEQYDLIILDIMLPKMNGFEICKQIRAVKDIPILLASAKKEDIDKIRGLGLGADDYITKPFSPSELVARVKAHIARYERLSGNIIKQRDTLYIHGISIDQRARKVFINNEEIAFTTKEFDLLTFFVMNPNQVLSKEQLFERIWGLDSAGDLATVVVHVRKLREKIERDPAHPQYIETVWGAGYRFNV; this is encoded by the coding sequence TTGAAGCGAGTGTTATTAATTGAAGATGAAGTAAGTATTGCAGAATTACAGCGGGAGTATTTAGAGATTCATGATTTTCAAGTTGATGTACAACATTCAGGGGAAACAGGACTGCACTGCGCTTTACAGGAACAATACGATCTAATTATTTTAGATATCATGCTTCCAAAAATGAATGGATTTGAAATTTGTAAACAAATACGTGCGGTGAAAGATATTCCGATTTTACTTGCCTCAGCCAAAAAAGAGGATATCGATAAAATTCGTGGACTTGGACTCGGGGCTGATGATTATATTACGAAGCCATTCAGTCCAAGTGAATTAGTCGCAAGGGTAAAAGCACATATCGCGCGTTATGAACGATTATCTGGAAATATAATTAAGCAGCGAGATACGTTATATATCCACGGGATTTCTATTGATCAACGTGCTAGAAAAGTATTCATAAACAATGAAGAAATTGCTTTTACAACGAAAGAATTTGATTTGCTAACATTTTTTGTGATGAATCCGAATCAAGTGTTAAGTAAGGAACAATTATTTGAACGTATTTGGGGACTAGATTCAGCTGGAGACTTAGCTACAGTTGTTGTTCATGTGCGAAAGTTACGTGAGAAAATTGAAAGAGATCCTGCTCATCCACAATATATTGAAACGGTGTGGGGAGCTGGATATCGTTTTAATGTATAG
- the mscL gene encoding large conductance mechanosensitive channel protein MscL produces MWNEFKKFALKGNVIDLAIGVVIGAAFGKIVSSLVKDIITPLIGMLMGGIDFTGLKITFGKTAIMYGNFIQTIFDFLIIAGAIFAFIKVFNKLTFKKEEEKVEEIPEPTQEEVLLGEIRDLLKQQSASKDNA; encoded by the coding sequence ATGTGGAACGAGTTTAAAAAGTTCGCCCTAAAAGGGAATGTTATTGATTTAGCTATCGGGGTTGTAATCGGAGCTGCTTTCGGAAAAATTGTAAGTTCTTTAGTAAAAGATATTATCACACCATTAATCGGTATGTTAATGGGTGGTATCGACTTTACAGGTTTGAAAATTACATTTGGTAAAACAGCTATTATGTATGGTAACTTCATCCAAACTATCTTTGACTTCTTAATCATCGCAGGTGCTATCTTTGCATTTATTAAAGTTTTCAACAAACTAACATTCAAAAAAGAAGAAGAAAAAGTAGAAGAAATTCCAGAACCAACACAAGAAGAAGTACTTCTTGGCGAAATTCGCGACTTATTAAAACAACAAAGTGCTTCAAAAGACAACGCATAA
- a CDS encoding DUF3917 domain-containing protein: MIILWMLTLCMTAVFAYMTLKQSGLKRFIPGSTLAGIALITYVTSIFIENISVNLSASLVFVAITLFAGSIMILMVAGIILFIHMNSETP, encoded by the coding sequence ATGATTATTCTTTGGATGCTTACGCTTTGTATGACGGCTGTTTTTGCATATATGACGTTAAAACAAAGTGGCCTAAAGCGATTTATTCCAGGAAGTACTCTTGCAGGAATTGCCCTTATCACGTATGTAACTTCTATCTTTATTGAAAATATTTCGGTGAATTTGAGCGCAAGTCTCGTATTTGTTGCGATTACATTATTTGCAGGTTCCATTATGATATTAATGGTTGCTGGTATTATTTTGTTTATTCATATGAATTCGGAAACACCATAA